CCATTAGCTTCGATCAGGCCGGGGCGCAAGCAGGCAAAGCGGAACCTTTCAGGCCTGACAAGCCGCCGCCGGGGCATGGGGCCCTGTGCCTTCCTACAGGTTGCAGAATTGCAAATGCCGGACGCTGTGCGCCGGTCGATCGGGCTTTTGAGTCCGAGACAGGTCATTTTGGGAAGCGAAAGCGGTTTCTCTTACAGATAGTGAAGTGACACACAGGTAGCTCAAGGGTTGCCATGATAAAATTTCAGCGGGGGCAAATGGTCGTGTCGTTTTTCTCAAGAGGAGAACTGAGATGCGAAAGTTAGTCTTCATTGTTGCCTTCGCCGCCTTCGGCTTCGTGGCGAGCGAGGCTTCGGCCGTTACCGTGCTCACCACCACGCAGGGTGACGTGAAGAAGCAGTGCGAAGGCAAAACCAAATGCAGCGGCGCTTGTGGCAGCACGCTATGCGACTACGTGTGCGAGGATCCGAAGAAGCAGTGTACCGTCAGCATATTCCTGAAAAAGCGACCTGGACGCGTCACAGGTTCCGCCACAGCCGGGGCCAAGGCTAGCGTTCAGTAGTAACGTTCAATAGCCGACGCTGCATCGAGGCCAGCGAAACCGCAATCATCATGCTGGCCCCGGTGTGGCGATGGTCGATCACTTCCGGCGCATGGCTTCGGTCGAACTCTGGGACGCCGTCAAGGGTCGCGCGCGCCGATGCCGGAGGCCTCGCCCGCGCAGCAGGCTGCGATCAGGAAGGCGCTGGAAGGGCTGGGTCTGTTGAGTGGAAAGCAGGTGCGGGCGGCGGAATAGGTTGGGCGCCGGATGCTGGACACGTGACCGCGACGGCGTCACGCTCGGTTCTCAGCGGCGTGAAGGGGGCTAGATTCCGAGAACCCAGATGCCGAGGATGACACCGAGTACCGCCAGTCCACTGATGGTCCAGCCGGCGGCGTAGGCCGGGCCGGCGGTCTCGGGTTGATCGACCATCGAGTCATGCCAGTGGGTCATTCCAACCTCCTGGAATCGAGTGCTCCTGTTGGTTAGGTCTCGGTCGCACCGATTAGGTTCAAACAACGGCGCGCGATGAAAGTTCCCCGGTTTCGGGCCAATCCCTGGCCGCGTTGAACTCCCTGAGGATCGATCGTAGATTGCCGACGTTCCCGCTCCGGGAATGGGGCCACGCTTGCGCCATTCGCTGCTCCCCAAAAATCTCAAGAAAATTGTCAGGAAACTCCATGAAGGATTTTGCCGGAAAATTCGCCGTTATCACCGGAGGCGGCACGGGCATGGGCCGCGAGCTGGCGCGCCAGCTTGTTGCCGAGGGCTGCAACGTCGCGATGTGTGACGTCTCCATGGAGGCGATGGCCGAGACCAAGCGGTTGTGCGAGGCGGAAAAGCTGCCGCAGGGGCTGCGCGTCACCACCCACGCCGCCGACGTCTCGATCGAGGACCATCTGACGCGGTTTCGCGACGAAATGATCGAGCAGCAGGCGACCGACAAGATCCATCTGCTGTTCAACAATGCCGGCATCGGCGGCGGCGGCAGCCTGTTCACCAACACCCGCGAGGCGTGGGAACGCACCTTCAACATCTGCTGGGGCGGTGTCTATCTTGGCGTCCGCACCTTCCTGCCGCTGATGATGAAGGCCGACGAGGGCCACATCGTCAACACGTCAAGCGTCAACGGTTTCTGGGCCTCCGTCGGCCCGGGCGTGTCGCACACGGCTTACGCCTCCGCCAAGTTTGCGGTGAAGGGATTCACCGAGGCGCTGATGAACGACCTGCGGCTCAACGCCCCGCACATCAAATGCTCGGTGGTGATGCCCGGCCATATCGGCACCTCGATCGTTTCCAACTCGCGCAAGATCATCAGCGGCACGGAGTCCGATCAATTGAGTCCGAACGAGGTCCTGTCGGCGCGCCAGCGGCTGAAGGGCATGGGCGTCGATACCGGTGCGATGTCGGACGACGATATCCAGAAGATCGCGCTCGATCGCGCCCGCAGTTTCCGCGACGAGGCGCCGACCACGGCGGCGGTCGCGGCAAAGATCATTCTCGACGGCGTCAAGGCCGAGCGATGGCGCATCCTGGTCGGCGACGACGCCCACACGCTCGACGAGCGCGTGCGCCAGACGCCGGAGAAGGCCTATACGCCGGAGTTCTACCAGAGCTTTGCCGAGGAGGTCGGCTGGCGGCTGGGCTAAACCTTCATGTTTTGACGCGTTTTCTTTACGCGAACCGGTGTCCACCCACGGATCAAGTCCGAGGGCATGCTTCGCTCGAAAACGCTATTGCCGGCGCGCGGGGATTATCCCCTCGCGACGCGCTGGCGTGAGCCGGAGCGGTAGGCGAGGCGGGTGTGCCCGGCGCAATAGGGCGCGCCTTCGAGTGGCGTGTTGCCGCAGAAGCAAAAGTCGTCGGCGCCGGGCGTGCTGATTGGCCAACGGCAGCGTTGCTCGCTGAGTTCCAACAGCGAGCAGCGGCGCTCGCTCACGACAGGCGCGGCGTAGACGGGTTCGCCGTCCTCGTAGACCGTTCGCAGCATCTGATACTGCAGCCGCGGAATCGATCTGGAGGCGCGCTCCTTTTTGGCCGGGCGCGCTTCGGTGCTGAACTCGCCGCGCGTCAGACCGAGGCGGGAAAGTTTGCCGATCACGGCGTTGCGGCTGACGCCGATACTGGCGGCGATCTCGCGGCAGGAGAGGCCGGCTTCAAAATGGCTTTTCAGGAGTTCGACGCGCTCGGTGGTCCAGGTAGGTCCAATGGCAAACATGTTGGCGGTTCCAAATTGCGTTGAACCGCCGCTTCCCAAATTCCCGTCAGGAAGGCCTGCCGTTGTCGCGGATCGCAAGCAGCCCGTCCTTGATGGCGAGCCGAATGCCTTCCTCGATCAGGGTCTTCGCGACGCCGGGAACGCTGGTACCGTGGGTGCCCTGTCTCACCAGTTTTTCGAGATAGGTGATGGTCGAGAGCGCCAACGTGACTGGAACGCGGTCGGTTTCGGCTTTTTCCGTAGCCATGAGGAACGCTAACTTTTAATCGCTGTACTGAAAAGTATCTATTTAGACTCTATTAAGTTATGGCCGGCGGAGTCAACCAGCCCGTGACTTTTCTTCTATCCCATTGGAAATATTTAAAAATCCAGTAGCAGGCCGAATGGCGCCGGTTTGAGGCAGGCCGAGGCCTGCACGCAAGCCCACGCGCGCACGCGGCCAAACGCGACAGCCAAGGCTCGATTTCCCGATTGCCTCGCGTCAGTTTGCAATGACGATAATGCCCTGACGACAAAGCCTTTGGGGGAAGGCGTGCAGGGTGTGATGAGGGCGCTACGCCTCAAGCTCGATCTTGACCGAAAACTTTTGCAGCAGCCGTTGCGCGGCGACCACCTTGTCTGGCGGCACCTTGAAGCGCAGGAACAGCCCGCGCGAGGGATCGGTGATCGCCTCGACACCGACGTCTTTCGCCAGGCCTTCCGCCGCCAGCAATTCGCGCGCGGCTTCGCCCGCCGCGATCTCGCGCAGCTTCGGCTTGAAGATCTTGCCGATCGGGGTGACCGGCATTTCAGGGATTACGGACACCGCGTGGCCGCGCCGGCGGTTCGAGAATTTTCTCCAGCACGAAGGCGGAAAGCGCTTGCGGATCGACATGGACGCCGGGCTGCGCCGAGACGAACAGCATCGGCACCTCGCCGGCATAGGCGTCGGGGCGTACGACGGCGGCGGCGAGGGCGACGCCGGGGAAGCCGAGGGCGGCGTCCTCGATCGCGCGCGGATCGATATTGTGTCCGCCGCGGATGATGACGTCCTTGGCGCGGCCCATGATGTAGACAAAGCCGCCGGCGTCGATGCGGCAGATGTCGCCGGCGCGCAGCCAGCCCTGATGGAAGGCGTCTTCGGTTTGCTTGCCGTCGACATAGCCCGGAAACACCTGCGGTCCCCGGGTCAGCAATTCGCCGACAAGGGTGCGCCCGGGCAGCACAAGGGTGGGCCTTACCCGTGCACGACGCTCTTTGCGATCATGCAGTGAATGCCCTTGGAGCCGTTGACGGTTTGCGTCACGCGCAAGTCGGCCGCGAGGCTGCAGAGCGTGTAGGCGTCCTCGCGCGACAGATTTCGCTTTTCCCCGAGCAGCACGATCATGTCGCGCAGCGCGCGCACCACGCATTGATCGAGATCGGGATCCATCGCCATCGTCAGGTAATGCGTTGGCGTCTCGGCACGGGGATAGTCCAGCCGCAGATCCTTGCGCAGCGTCAGCCGGAAGCGGCCCTGCAAGGCGGTTTCGATCGCGGTGACGCAGACTCCGCCGTCGCCTTGCACGCCGTGGCCGTCGCCGCAGGAAAATAGCGCGCCCGGCACGAACACCGGCAAATACAGTTTGGCGCCGGCGCCGAGCTCCTTGTTGTCGAGATTGCCGCCCATTGCGCGCGGGATCAGCGAGGTGATGCGGCCCCAAGCCGGTGGCGGCGACACGCCCATGACGCCGAAGAACGGGGCCAGCGGCAGATCGAGCCCCCATGGCATGCGGCCGACCATCCGCTCGCGATCGAGCGGAATGTTGAGCAGGCGGGTCTCGTGGAAATCGTCGGGCAGGGTACCGGCGAGCGGGCGGATCAAATTGTAGCCCCAGTCCTGCCGGAGCTGGACGTCGAGAATATCGACTTCCAGCACGTCGCCGGGCTCGGCGCCCTCGACCGCGATCGGGCCGGTCAGGATATGGCCCGGCACCATCCGCTCATTGCGGGCGTGAATATCGGCAAGTTCCGCAGGCACGTGAAATTTGCTGCGGTCCGGCACCACATCGGGGCCACCGGTCACGGTGTCGACGGTCACTTCGTCGCCGCTGGCGATGGTCATGACCGGCTTCAATTTCGCTTCGAAGAATCCCCAGTGGCAGGTTTCGGGACTGGAATGCAGGTGATGATGGGTCAT
The Bradyrhizobium sp. KBS0727 genome window above contains:
- a CDS encoding SDR family oxidoreductase codes for the protein MKDFAGKFAVITGGGTGMGRELARQLVAEGCNVAMCDVSMEAMAETKRLCEAEKLPQGLRVTTHAADVSIEDHLTRFRDEMIEQQATDKIHLLFNNAGIGGGGSLFTNTREAWERTFNICWGGVYLGVRTFLPLMMKADEGHIVNTSSVNGFWASVGPGVSHTAYASAKFAVKGFTEALMNDLRLNAPHIKCSVVMPGHIGTSIVSNSRKIISGTESDQLSPNEVLSARQRLKGMGVDTGAMSDDDIQKIALDRARSFRDEAPTTAAVAAKIILDGVKAERWRILVGDDAHTLDERVRQTPEKAYTPEFYQSFAEEVGWRLG
- a CDS encoding GcrA family cell cycle regulator, whose translation is MFAIGPTWTTERVELLKSHFEAGLSCREIAASIGVSRNAVIGKLSRLGLTRGEFSTEARPAKKERASRSIPRLQYQMLRTVYEDGEPVYAAPVVSERRCSLLELSEQRCRWPISTPGADDFCFCGNTPLEGAPYCAGHTRLAYRSGSRQRVARG
- a CDS encoding AMP-binding protein is translated as MLPGRTLVGELLTRGPQVFPGYVDGKQTEDAFHQGWLRAGDICRIDAGGFVYIMGRAKDVIIRGGHNIDPRAIEDAALGFPGVALAAAVVRPDAYAGEVPMLFVSAQPGVHVDPQALSAFVLEKILEPPARPRGVRNP
- a CDS encoding acetamidase/formamidase family protein, which encodes MTHHHLHSSPETCHWGFFEAKLKPVMTIASGDEVTVDTVTGGPDVVPDRSKFHVPAELADIHARNERMVPGHILTGPIAVEGAEPGDVLEVDILDVQLRQDWGYNLIRPLAGTLPDDFHETRLLNIPLDRERMVGRMPWGLDLPLAPFFGVMGVSPPPAWGRITSLIPRAMGGNLDNKELGAGAKLYLPVFVPGALFSCGDGHGVQGDGGVCVTAIETALQGRFRLTLRKDLRLDYPRAETPTHYLTMAMDPDLDQCVVRALRDMIVLLGEKRNLSREDAYTLCSLAADLRVTQTVNGSKGIHCMIAKSVVHG